The Mycolicibacterium mucogenicum DSM 44124 genomic sequence CAGTGGGTGCCTACCGGCCCCGCACCACAGACCCGCGCTCGCAGCCTTCGGGTGGCGCGCGCCCCGCAGTAGACGAAACGAAGAACAGAGGAACACCAACGATGGCAGCCGATAACGCCACGTACGCAATCGTCAAGACTGGTGGCAAGCAGTACAAGGTTGCCGTCGGTGACGTGGTCAAGATCGAGAAGCTCGACGCTGAGCAGGGCGCCTCGGTGTCGCTGCCCGTCGCTCTCGTGGTCGAGGGTGCGAAGGTCACCACCAGCGCCGACGCGCTGGCCAAGGTCGCTGTCACCGGTGAGGTGCTCGAGCACACCAAGGGCCCGAAGATCCGTATCCACAAGTTCAAGAACAAGACCGGCTACCACAAGCGCCAGGGCCACCGTCAGCAGCTGACGGTCGTCAAGGTCACCGGCATCAAGTAAGTAAGGGAGCGAACAGACATGGCACATAAAAAGGGCGCGTCCAGCTCTCGTAACGGTCGCGATTCAGCCGCCCAGCGGCTCGGCGTCAAGCGCTTCGGCGGCCAGGTCGTCAAGGCCGGCGAGATCCTCGTCCGTCAGCGCGGCACCCACTTCCACCCGGGCGTGAATGTCGGTCGCGGTGGCGACGACACCCTGTTCGCCACGGCCGCCGGCTCGGTGCTCTTCGGCTCCAAGCGTGGTCGCAAGACGGTCAACATCGTCCCGGTCGAGGCTTAACCTTTTCCCACGAGGTGTGAAGCTGCCACGAGGTTTCGCCTCGTGGCAGCTTTTCTTTTTCTTGAGGGAGAGGACGTCAGATGGCACCCCGGTTCGTTGACCGTGTGGTGATCCACGCGCGCGCCGGCAACGGCGGCAATGGCTGTGCATCGGTACACCGCGAGAAGTTCAAGCCGCTCGGTGGGCCGGACGGCGGCAACGGCGGCAAGGGCGGCAGCATCGTCCTGGTCGTCGACCCGCAGGTGCACACCTTGCTGGACTTCCACTTCCGCCCGCACGTCGACGCACCCTCCGGCAAGCCCGGCGCCGGCAGTAATCGTGACGGGGCCGCGGGCGCCGATCTCGAGGTCCACGTGCCCGACGGCACCGTCGTGCTCGATGACCAGGGCCGCATGCTGGCCGACCTGGTGGGTGCCGGTACCCGCTTCGAGGCCGCCGCCGGTGGCCGCGGCGGGCTGGGCAACGCCGCACTGGCCTCGCGGGCCCGCAAGGCGCCCGGCTTCGCGCTGCTGGGGGAGAAGGGCGAGATCCGGGATCTCACCCTCGAACTCAAGACGGTCGCCGATGTGGGCCTCGTCGGTTTCCCGTCGGCCGGTAAATCCTCTCTGGTGTCGGCCATCTCGGCCGCCAAGCCGAAGATCGCGGACTACCCGTTCACCACACTCGTGCCCAACCTCGGTGTGGTCTCGGCGGGCGACAACACGTTCACCGTCGCCGACGTCCCCGGCCTGATCCCCGGCGCCTCGGAAGGCCGCGGCCTGGGCCTGGACTTCCTGCGGCACATCGAACGCTGCGCCGTGCTGGTGCATGTGGTGGACTGCGCGACCCTGGAGCCGGGGCGTGACCCGATCTCCGACATCGAGGCGCTCGAGGCCGAGCTGGCCGCGTATACGCCGACGCTGCAAGGGGATTCGACGCTGGGCGACCTGGCAGAGCGTCCCCGTGCGGTGCTGCTCAACAAGATCGACGTGCCCGACGCCCGCGAACTCGCCGACTTCGTGAAGGAAGAGGTGGCGGCCAAGTACGGCTGGCCCGTCTACGAAATCTCGACCGTCAGCCGAGATGGCCTGCGCCCCTTGACCTTTGCCCTGTGGGACATGGTCGCGGCGTACCGCGCCGCACAGCCCGTGGTGGCCCCGCGCCGGCCGATCATCCGGCCCGTCGCGGTCAACGAGACCGGCTTCACCGTCGAATCGGACGGTTCGGGCGGCTTCATCGTGCGCGGTACCCGGCCGGAACGCTGGATTGCCCAGACGGCCTTCGACAACGACGAGGCGGTCGGTTACCTCGGTGACCGCCTGGCGCGCCTGGGTGTCGAGGACGAACTGCTCAAGAAGGGTGCCCGCGCGGGCTGCGCGGTGACCATCGGCGACGTCACCTTCGACTGGGAGCCGCAGACGCCTGCGGGTGTCGACATGCAGATGTCCGGTCGCGGCACCGACATTCGCCTGGAGCAGACCGACCGCGTCGGGGCCGCGGAACGCAAGGCGGCCCGCAAGGAGCGTCGTCGGTCGGCGGAGGACACCGAGGACGACCTGTGACGGAGGGCTCCGGCACGGTCTCGGCGCATCGCGAGGCCGTGCGCACCGCGCGCAGCGTCGTCGTCAAGATCGGCACCACGGCGCTCACCGCGCCCAACGGCATGTTCGACGCCAATCGGCTGGCCACGCTGGCCGACGCCATCGAGAAGCGGATGAAGGCCGGTTCGGACGTCGTGATCGTGTCGTCCGGCGCCATCGCCGCCGGCATCGAGCCGCTCGGCCTGAGCCGGCGCCCGACGGACCTGGCCACCAAGCAGGCCGCGGCCAGCGTGGGGCAGGTGGCCCTCGTCAACTCGTGGAGTGCGGCGTTCGGCCGGTACGACCGGACCGTCGGGCAGGTACTGCTGACCGCCCACGACATCGCCCAGCGCGCGCAGCACAACAACGCGCAGCGCACGCTGGACCGGCTGCGGGCGCTGCACGCGGTCGCGATCGTCAACGAGAACGACACAGTGGCCACCAACGAAATCCGGTTCGGTGACAACGACCGGCTGTCGGCCCTGGTGGCCCAGCTGGTCGGGGCCGACGCGCTGATCCTGCTGAGTGACATCGACGGGCTGTACGACTCCGACCCCCGCAAGGGCAATGCGCGCTTCATCCCCGAGGTCGCCGCGTCGGGTGACCTCGACGGCGTGTCTGCGACCGGGGGCAGCCACCTGGGCACCGGCGGCATGGCCTCCAAGCTGTCGTCGGCGCTGCTGGCCGCCGATGCCGGTGTGCCGGTCCTGCTCGCGGCCGCCAGCGACGCGGCTGCCGCACTGACCGACGCCTCGGTGGGCACGGTCTTCGCGGCGCGCCCCGAGCGCATGTCGGCGCGCCGGTTCTGGGTGCGCTACGCGGCGGAGACGACGGGGACCCTGACGCTGGACGCCGGTGCGGTGCGGGCGGTCGTCGGGCAAAGAAAATCTTTGCTTCCCGCTGGGATCACCGCGGTCGCCGGACGCTTCCATGGTGGCGACGTCGTCGAGTTGCATGGCCCCGACGGCACCGCGGTGGCGCGGGGCGTCGTCGCGTACGACGATTCCGAGCTCGCGGGCATCATCGGCCGGTCCACCCCCGAACTGCCCGTCGAGCTGCGCCGACCCGCCGTGCACGCCGATGACCTGGTAGCAATTTGACGTCGACTTTGTGTGTATTTGGCTAGAATCGACGCCTCGTTCGGTGTTTTCCCTGCTGGAGAAGGCCTACCCATTAAATTAGGGTTATGCTGCCTTCGACACCTGACGCAGCAAACAGAATTGAGGGGGCGATGGCGAGACAGTCCGTGCTGGCGGTCGGCGCGCATCCCGATGACATCGAACTGGGCTGCGGCGGTGCGCTGGCAAAGCATGTCGCGGCCGGCGACCGGGTCACGATGTTGGTGGTGACCCGCGGCGAGGAGGGGCCCGGCGACTCGCAGGAGCGGGTGCGCGAGCAGCTCCGCGCGGTGGAGGTGCTCGGGGTCCACGAACTGCTGTGGGGCCAGGGTTTCGGCGACTGCCGCGTTTCGCTGCAAGAGTTCGAGCTGGTTCACCTGATCGAAGACGCCATCGAAAAGTCCTCTGCCACAATCGTTTACACCCACACGGCCAACGACAGTCATCAGGACCACCGGGTGGTCTCCCGCTGTACCCTCGGTGCGGCGCGCTGGGTGTCGTCGATCATGACGTACGGCGGACCGTCGGCCATCGGTTTCAATCCGACGGCGTTCGTCGATATCTCCGATTCGCTGGACAAGAAGATCGAAGCCCTGATGTCGCACGTGTCGCAGGCCGAGGCCAGCGAGAAGGTCAGTGCCTCGTGGGTGCGCAGTTCCGCTGAGCACTACGGCTTCCTGTGCCGCCGGGCGTTCGCCGAGGGTTTCGAACCGGCCCGACTGGTCGTCGATTTCTGACCCTGTGCCGACCTTTCTCATTGTCGGTGCCGGCCCGACCGGGCTGGGCGCTGCCGTCCGGCTGACCGAACTCGGGATCGACCACGTGGTGGTGGACGCCGGCGATCAAGTCGGCGGCATGGCCACGTCGGTGCGCGACGCACACGGTTTCACCTGGGATCTCGGCGGCCACGTGCTGCACAGCCACTTCGCGGAGTTCGACCGTGCGGTCGACGCCTCGGGCGTCAAGATGAACGACGTCGCCCGCAACGGCTGGGTGTGGCTCGACGGCAGCGGGCCGCAGAGTCTGGTGCCCACGCCCATCCAGCAGCAACTCGACGCGATGCCGACCGACCTGTACCCGGACGCACCGCTGCACAACCTCGCCGATTATTACCGCAACAATTTCGGTGGCAAACTTTTTGACGAATTTTTCGGCCCCTACAACTACAAGATGTGGACGGCCCCGCTCGAGCACATCGACCACGAATGGACGTCGTTGCGCAGCGGCAGCGCCGCGCCGAACGTGCCGCGCCTCGGTTTGGCCGGCTCGGCGACGGCCCCCGCGGGCAGTTTCCCGTATCCGATCGGCGGCACCGGGGCGCTGTGGCAGGGCGTGCACGACCAGCTGCTGGCGCCAGGGACAGTGCGGCTCGGCACCCGCGTCGTCGACGTCGATGTGGCCGGGCGGGTCGCCACGCTGGATGACGGCTCGACCGTCGCGTACGACCACTGCGTCAGCTCGGCGCCGCTGACGACGGCCTGGGGCTGGCTCGGTGGCGCCGGAGCGCAGGGGACGGCCGAGCGAAACACCTTGTGCGCCAGTCGTATCTACGCGGTCGGCCTGGGTTACCGCGGTGCGGCGCCCGAGGCGCTGGCCGACAAGACCTGGCTGTACTGCCCGGACCTGGGCGTGCCGTGGTACCGGGCCACGATGCTGAACAACTACGACCCCGCCAACGCCGGCGACGGCCGCTGGAACGTCCTGTGCGAGGTGCCGCTGCTGCCGGGACAGGCACTGACCGCCGATGATGCGGTGCGGCGCACCGAGGAATCACTGCGGGCGCTGGGGGCCGACTCGGAGTACGTGGTGAGCCGGTTCGTGCAGGAAGTCCCGATGGGTTATCCCGTGCCGACCCTGGGTCGTGACGACATCGTGCGGACCGTCGACGAGCGGCTGCGTGCGCACGGCTTCTACAGCCGCGGCCGGTTCGGTGGGTGGCGCTATGAGTCGTCGAACCAGGACTACGGCTACATGCAGGGCCGGGAGGCCGTGGACAACGCGTTGTCCGGTACGCCGGAGGACGTCTACTGGCACCCGGACAGGTTCTGAGCGGCCAATTCGCCGGCCAGTAGCGCAAGGATCTCCGAACAGCCACTCTCGATCTTCACCGTGGCCAGGTCGTCGCCGCGGGTGGTGCCGCGGTTGATGATGGCGACGGGCTTGCCGGCGGCGGCCGCGTACCGGACGAAGCGGTAGCCCGAGTACA encodes the following:
- the rplU gene encoding 50S ribosomal protein L21, whose product is MAADNATYAIVKTGGKQYKVAVGDVVKIEKLDAEQGASVSLPVALVVEGAKVTTSADALAKVAVTGEVLEHTKGPKIRIHKFKNKTGYHKRQGHRQQLTVVKVTGIK
- the rpmA gene encoding 50S ribosomal protein L27, with translation MAHKKGASSSRNGRDSAAQRLGVKRFGGQVVKAGEILVRQRGTHFHPGVNVGRGGDDTLFATAAGSVLFGSKRGRKTVNIVPVEA
- the obgE gene encoding GTPase ObgE, with protein sequence MAPRFVDRVVIHARAGNGGNGCASVHREKFKPLGGPDGGNGGKGGSIVLVVDPQVHTLLDFHFRPHVDAPSGKPGAGSNRDGAAGADLEVHVPDGTVVLDDQGRMLADLVGAGTRFEAAAGGRGGLGNAALASRARKAPGFALLGEKGEIRDLTLELKTVADVGLVGFPSAGKSSLVSAISAAKPKIADYPFTTLVPNLGVVSAGDNTFTVADVPGLIPGASEGRGLGLDFLRHIERCAVLVHVVDCATLEPGRDPISDIEALEAELAAYTPTLQGDSTLGDLAERPRAVLLNKIDVPDARELADFVKEEVAAKYGWPVYEISTVSRDGLRPLTFALWDMVAAYRAAQPVVAPRRPIIRPVAVNETGFTVESDGSGGFIVRGTRPERWIAQTAFDNDEAVGYLGDRLARLGVEDELLKKGARAGCAVTIGDVTFDWEPQTPAGVDMQMSGRGTDIRLEQTDRVGAAERKAARKERRRSAEDTEDDL
- the proB gene encoding glutamate 5-kinase yields the protein MTEGSGTVSAHREAVRTARSVVVKIGTTALTAPNGMFDANRLATLADAIEKRMKAGSDVVIVSSGAIAAGIEPLGLSRRPTDLATKQAAASVGQVALVNSWSAAFGRYDRTVGQVLLTAHDIAQRAQHNNAQRTLDRLRALHAVAIVNENDTVATNEIRFGDNDRLSALVAQLVGADALILLSDIDGLYDSDPRKGNARFIPEVAASGDLDGVSATGGSHLGTGGMASKLSSALLAADAGVPVLLAAASDAAAALTDASVGTVFAARPERMSARRFWVRYAAETTGTLTLDAGAVRAVVGQRKSLLPAGITAVAGRFHGGDVVELHGPDGTAVARGVVAYDDSELAGIIGRSTPELPVELRRPAVHADDLVAI
- a CDS encoding PIG-L deacetylase family protein, encoding MARQSVLAVGAHPDDIELGCGGALAKHVAAGDRVTMLVVTRGEEGPGDSQERVREQLRAVEVLGVHELLWGQGFGDCRVSLQEFELVHLIEDAIEKSSATIVYTHTANDSHQDHRVVSRCTLGAARWVSSIMTYGGPSAIGFNPTAFVDISDSLDKKIEALMSHVSQAEASEKVSASWVRSSAEHYGFLCRRAFAEGFEPARLVVDF
- a CDS encoding protoporphyrinogen/coproporphyrinogen oxidase, coding for MPTFLIVGAGPTGLGAAVRLTELGIDHVVVDAGDQVGGMATSVRDAHGFTWDLGGHVLHSHFAEFDRAVDASGVKMNDVARNGWVWLDGSGPQSLVPTPIQQQLDAMPTDLYPDAPLHNLADYYRNNFGGKLFDEFFGPYNYKMWTAPLEHIDHEWTSLRSGSAAPNVPRLGLAGSATAPAGSFPYPIGGTGALWQGVHDQLLAPGTVRLGTRVVDVDVAGRVATLDDGSTVAYDHCVSSAPLTTAWGWLGGAGAQGTAERNTLCASRIYAVGLGYRGAAPEALADKTWLYCPDLGVPWYRATMLNNYDPANAGDGRWNVLCEVPLLPGQALTADDAVRRTEESLRALGADSEYVVSRFVQEVPMGYPVPTLGRDDIVRTVDERLRAHGFYSRGRFGGWRYESSNQDYGYMQGREAVDNALSGTPEDVYWHPDRF